The proteins below are encoded in one region of Belonocnema kinseyi isolate 2016_QV_RU_SX_M_011 chromosome 1, B_treatae_v1, whole genome shotgun sequence:
- the LOC117171381 gene encoding uncharacterized protein LOC117171381, whose translation MLDGETMTRERETAKRHRKTKKHGKDTEKRDRESESVKDKLKKKLIRRIETARRRSGIENLIISGIDILKSVVKKLRSGTEKLIISGMEKLRSVIEKLRSGKDEGRKVIEKLRSLMEKRRSGKEEGRMVLEKLRSLTEKLKSVIEELRSVMEKLRNRMEKLRWRNRETKMRDSEIKKSNSGTVKQDRENEECDGKNMTQKG comes from the exons ATGCTTGATGGAGAAACTATGACGCGGGAAAGAGAAACTGCTAAGCGGCATAGAAAAACTAAAAAGCATGGTAAAGACACTGAAAAGCGTGATAGAGAATCTGAGAGCGTTAAAGATAAACT GAAAAAGAAACTGATCAGGAGGATAGAAACAGCGAGACGGAGAAGCGGAATAGAAAATCTGATAATAAGCGggatagatattttaaaaagcgTGGTAAAGAAACTGAGAAGCGGAACGGAAAAACTGATAATAAGCGGAATGGAGAAACTAAGAAGTGTGATAGAGAAACTGAGAAGCGGGAAAGATGAAGGCAGAAAGGTTATAGAGAAACTGAGAAGCTTGATGGAGAAACGGAGAAGCGGGAAAGAAGAAGGGAGAATGGTTCTAGAGAAACTGAGAAGCTTGACGGAGAAATTGAAAAGCGTGATAGAAGAACTCAGAAGCGTGATGGAGAAACTGAGAAACAGGATGGAGAAACTGAGGTGGCGGAATAGAGAAACTAAGATGCGGGATAGTGAAATTAAGAAAAGTAACAGCGGAACTGTGAAGCAGGATAGAGAAAATGAGGAATGTGATGGAAAAAATATGACGCAAAAAGGATAA